In Herbaspirillum seropedicae, a single window of DNA contains:
- a CDS encoding VOC family protein, whose protein sequence is MTDQGRHLRIDNIEFNVADIERSKAFYGAVFGWRFVDYGPTYTEFQDGRLTGGFTTGEPVRPGGPLVILYADDLEDIQHKLLAAGARISRATFSFPGGKRFHFIDPDGYELAVWCADPA, encoded by the coding sequence ATGACAGACCAAGGCAGGCATCTGCGCATCGACAACATCGAATTCAACGTGGCCGACATCGAGCGCAGCAAGGCGTTTTACGGCGCCGTATTCGGCTGGCGCTTCGTGGACTACGGCCCGACCTACACCGAGTTCCAGGATGGCCGCCTGACGGGCGGCTTCACCACCGGCGAGCCGGTCAGGCCGGGCGGTCCGCTGGTGATCCTGTATGCGGACGACCTGGAAGACATCCAGCACAAGCTCCTCGCCGCCGGCGCGCGCATCAGCCGCGCGACCTTCTCCTTCCCAGGCGGCAAGCGCTTCCACTTCATCGATCCCGACGGGTATGAATTGGCGGTGTGGTGCGCCGATCCAGCGTGA
- a CDS encoding ABC transporter permease, translating into MSATTTTMPPTPLLQGALPPLPAWRRKLRRLLGHRGLMIGAAVLAVIVLAAIFAPLLAPHDPFDQDVTARLIPPVWQAQGSWEHILGTDKLGRDYFSRLIYGARVSLTIGLAAALISGLIGTTLGVLAGYFGGRTDAVISYLITTRLAMPVVLVALAMASLVGGSLKVVIVLLGLLLWDRFAVVTRSATQQLRDAEFIAAAKAIGASTPYILLREILPNIMGALIVVVTLEMAHAILLEATLSFLGLGVQPPTPSWGLMVAEGKTYMFFKPWVIVIPGVALALLVLAINLVGDGLRDVNAPDGRN; encoded by the coding sequence ATGAGCGCGACCACCACCACCATGCCCCCCACTCCCTTGTTGCAGGGCGCGCTGCCGCCGCTGCCTGCCTGGCGCCGCAAGCTGCGCCGCCTGCTCGGCCATCGCGGCCTGATGATCGGCGCAGCCGTGCTGGCGGTGATCGTGCTGGCGGCCATCTTTGCGCCCTTGCTGGCCCCGCATGATCCCTTCGACCAGGATGTCACGGCGCGCCTGATTCCGCCGGTCTGGCAGGCGCAAGGCAGCTGGGAGCATATCCTCGGCACCGACAAGCTGGGCCGCGACTATTTCTCGCGGCTGATCTATGGCGCGCGGGTGTCGCTGACCATCGGCCTGGCCGCCGCCCTGATCTCGGGCCTGATCGGCACCACCCTGGGGGTGCTGGCCGGCTACTTTGGCGGACGCACCGATGCCGTCATCAGCTACCTCATCACCACGCGCCTGGCCATGCCGGTGGTGCTGGTGGCGCTGGCCATGGCCTCGCTGGTGGGCGGTTCGCTCAAGGTGGTGATCGTGCTGCTGGGACTGTTGCTGTGGGACCGCTTCGCCGTGGTGACGCGCTCGGCCACGCAGCAGTTGCGGGACGCCGAATTCATCGCCGCCGCCAAGGCCATCGGCGCGTCCACGCCCTACATCCTGCTGCGCGAAATCCTGCCCAACATCATGGGGGCGCTGATCGTGGTGGTGACGCTGGAAATGGCCCACGCCATCCTGCTGGAGGCCACGCTGTCCTTCCTCGGGCTGGGCGTGCAGCCGCCCACGCCTTCCTGGGGCCTGATGGTGGCCGAAGGCAAGACCTACATGTTCTTCAAGCCCTGGGTGATCGTCATCCCGGGTGTGGCGCTGGCCCTGCTGGTGCTGGCGATCAACCTGGTCGGCGATGGCCTGCGCGATGTCAACGCGCCCGATGGCCGCAACTGA
- a CDS encoding AAA family ATPase, producing MADQPPLPEAKKRRYLVVGTSGAGKSTFAQALAAKLGARYIELDAFYWGESWQAVPHSQFESAVREASHGPCWVADGNYSAVRELLWSRATDVIWLNYGRATVFSRVFWRTVSRGLLRTRLSHGNRESLRMAFLSRDSILLWAYTTFEKNRHKFSQLREDPHYAHLQWHEFRQPRQARAFLLAVDEQDR from the coding sequence ATGGCGGATCAGCCACCGCTTCCCGAGGCGAAGAAGCGGCGCTATCTGGTCGTCGGCACCAGCGGCGCAGGCAAGTCCACCTTTGCCCAGGCGCTGGCGGCGAAGCTTGGTGCGCGCTATATCGAGCTGGATGCATTTTACTGGGGTGAGTCCTGGCAGGCGGTCCCGCACAGCCAGTTCGAGAGCGCCGTACGAGAGGCCAGCCATGGACCGTGCTGGGTTGCTGATGGCAACTACAGCGCGGTGCGCGAACTGCTGTGGTCGCGCGCCACTGATGTGATCTGGCTCAATTACGGGCGCGCCACCGTGTTCTCGCGCGTGTTTTGGCGTACGGTCAGCCGGGGCTTGCTGCGCACCCGGCTTTCGCACGGTAATCGCGAGTCGCTGCGGATGGCCTTTCTGTCGCGTGATTCCATTCTCCTGTGGGCCTACACCACGTTTGAGAAGAACCGCCACAAGTTCTCGCAACTGCGCGAGGATCCACATTATGCGCATCTGCAATGGCACGAATTTCGTCAACCACGGCAGGCCAGGGCGTTTCTGCTAGCCGTGGACGAACAAGACCGCTGA
- a CDS encoding ATP-binding cassette domain-containing protein produces the protein MSNSHQAPAPLDDIALELCALTKVYPLKRGLFQPPGQLKAVNDVSLRLYRGETLGLVGESGCGKSTLAKMLLGLLPPTSGNVLINGQEVDPTERKAHARHIQPIFQDPYSSLNPRKTVAEIVGLPLKLHGIGNAAERNRQVKDILDLVGMPERTHAQYPNQLSGGQRQRVAIARALILRPDILICDEPTSALDVSVQAQILNLLLDLKAEFGLTYLFISHDLGVVEHLVDRVAVMNQGSIVELQSREQLFSEPQHLYTRMLLASALTPDPGRGIPALAAA, from the coding sequence ATGAGCAATTCCCATCAAGCGCCGGCGCCGCTGGACGATATCGCCCTGGAGCTGTGCGCGCTGACCAAGGTCTATCCGCTCAAGCGCGGATTGTTCCAGCCCCCCGGGCAACTCAAGGCGGTCAATGACGTGTCGCTGCGCCTGTACCGTGGCGAGACGCTCGGGCTGGTGGGCGAATCCGGCTGTGGCAAGAGCACCCTGGCCAAGATGCTGCTGGGCCTGCTGCCGCCGACCTCCGGCAATGTGCTCATCAATGGCCAGGAAGTCGATCCGACCGAGCGCAAAGCGCATGCGCGCCATATCCAGCCCATCTTCCAGGACCCGTATTCCTCGCTCAATCCACGCAAGACCGTGGCCGAGATCGTTGGCCTGCCCTTGAAGCTGCATGGTATCGGCAATGCCGCCGAACGCAACCGCCAGGTCAAGGACATCCTCGATCTGGTGGGCATGCCCGAGCGCACCCATGCCCAATATCCCAACCAGCTCTCCGGCGGCCAGCGCCAGCGGGTGGCCATTGCGCGGGCGCTGATCCTGCGTCCGGACATCCTCATCTGCGACGAGCCGACCTCGGCGCTGGATGTGTCGGTGCAGGCGCAGATCCTGAACCTGCTGCTGGACCTGAAGGCCGAGTTCGGCCTGACCTATCTGTTCATCAGCCACGACCTGGGCGTGGTGGAACACCTGGTGGACCGCGTGGCCGTGATGAACCAGGGCAGTATCGTCGAGCTGCAGAGCCGCGAGCAGCTCTTCAGCGAGCCCCAGCATCTCTATACCCGCATGTTGCTGGCCTCGGCCCTCACGCCCGATCCGGGACGGGGCATCCCGGCGCTGGCCGCCGCCTGA
- a CDS encoding DUF2026 domain-containing protein translates to MQTSHSSAQNLRPLIPLADYQRIFRVIHSVLHSVEADIPAASFFFSVTAAQILKKFYKRNAFPVAGAAFYLIHPDRAGALSFGTLAEDGQSVASDKDAFHAWVQCDGYAIDFMAPLFQELLSSAGHPLPVPRRMFQKDLGRMCSGVQALSVPGDFYLAPDLALTRELLQQFMAKKALTNLSQLCQEWFRKPPKAMPDDLALQGADGEISRISLQPTAIDGVW, encoded by the coding sequence ATGCAAACCTCTCATTCCTCCGCGCAGAACCTGCGCCCTTTGATTCCCCTGGCCGATTACCAACGCATCTTCCGCGTCATCCATTCCGTGCTGCATAGCGTGGAAGCGGATATCCCGGCCGCCAGTTTCTTCTTTTCCGTCACCGCCGCGCAGATCCTCAAGAAGTTCTACAAGCGCAACGCCTTCCCGGTGGCCGGCGCCGCCTTCTATCTCATCCATCCCGACCGCGCCGGCGCCTTGTCCTTCGGCACGCTCGCCGAAGACGGCCAGAGCGTGGCCAGCGACAAGGACGCCTTCCATGCCTGGGTGCAGTGCGATGGCTATGCCATCGATTTCATGGCCCCGCTGTTCCAGGAATTGCTGAGCTCGGCGGGGCATCCCTTGCCGGTGCCGCGCCGCATGTTCCAGAAGGATCTGGGGCGCATGTGCTCGGGCGTGCAGGCCCTGAGCGTGCCGGGCGACTTCTACCTGGCCCCCGACCTTGCGCTCACGCGCGAACTGCTGCAGCAGTTCATGGCCAAGAAGGCCCTGACCAATCTGTCCCAGCTCTGCCAGGAATGGTTCCGCAAGCCGCCCAAGGCCATGCCGGATGACTTGGCATTGCAGGGTGCGGACGGCGAGATCTCGCGCATCAGCCTGCAGCCCACGGCCATTGACGGCGTCTGGTAA
- a CDS encoding ABC transporter permease, with product MLIYILRRLAIALCVAVTVSVVSFTLLHMSGDLAVSIAGPEATAAQVESVRTQFGLDRPMATQYLDWLGRAVQLDFGKSFYFQGPVMEMIAERLPITFKLGGSALLLAVLTAIPLGVLAAIYRDTWLDRAALLIAVVGQAMPSFWFGLTLILIFAVTLHWLPVAGNESWQHFILPAVALGYYAMPAMMRLTRSGMLEVLGSDYIRTARAKGLSKSRVVFKHALRNAVIPVVALAAVELGFMLGGSVVIESVYSMQGLGQLAWDAISRNDYPVVQAVVLIIAMFYIGLTFLADVINALLDPRIRTR from the coding sequence ATGCTGATCTACATCCTGCGCCGCCTGGCCATCGCCTTGTGCGTGGCAGTCACGGTGTCTGTCGTCAGTTTCACCCTGCTGCACATGTCGGGTGACCTGGCTGTCTCCATCGCCGGGCCTGAAGCCACGGCCGCCCAGGTGGAGTCGGTGCGCACCCAGTTCGGACTGGACCGGCCCATGGCCACGCAATACCTGGACTGGCTGGGACGCGCGGTGCAGCTGGACTTCGGCAAGTCCTTCTACTTCCAGGGGCCGGTGATGGAGATGATCGCCGAGCGCCTGCCCATCACCTTCAAGCTGGGCGGCAGCGCCTTGCTGCTGGCAGTGCTGACCGCCATTCCGCTGGGCGTGCTGGCGGCCATCTACCGCGATACCTGGCTGGACCGCGCCGCGCTGCTCATCGCTGTGGTGGGGCAGGCCATGCCCAGCTTCTGGTTCGGCCTGACGCTGATCCTCATCTTCGCCGTCACCCTGCACTGGTTGCCGGTGGCGGGCAACGAGAGCTGGCAACACTTCATCCTGCCGGCGGTGGCGCTGGGCTATTACGCCATGCCGGCCATGATGCGGCTGACCCGCTCGGGCATGCTCGAAGTACTGGGCTCGGACTATATCCGCACGGCGCGCGCCAAGGGGCTGTCCAAGTCGCGGGTGGTGTTCAAGCATGCACTGCGTAACGCCGTCATCCCGGTGGTGGCGCTGGCCGCGGTGGAGCTGGGTTTCATGCTGGGCGGCTCGGTGGTGATCGAGTCGGTCTATTCGATGCAGGGCCTGGGACAACTCGCCTGGGACGCCATCTCGCGCAATGATTACCCGGTGGTGCAGGCCGTGGTGCTGATCATCGCCATGTTCTACATCGGCCTGACCTTCCTGGCCGATGTCATCAATGCGCTGCTCGATCCGCGCATCCGTACCCGTTGA
- a CDS encoding M20 family metallopeptidase, with protein sequence MSRAQAIAGVEAYFDDGRFMETLKRRVAIRTESQEPASRPILYDYLHQEITPYLQALGFTCEVVDNPLPEGSPFLIAERIEAEAAFTVLTYGHGDVVRGYDKQWRAGLSPWEIVVEGERWYGRGIADNKAQHTINFAALEEVMKVRGGRLGYNVKLILEMGEETGSPGLNAVCQQYAERLKADLFIASDGPRVNAPTPTMFLGSRGGCNFDLKCHLRDGGHHSGNWGGLLRNPGVRLANAIACLVDERGAIRVPALLPSALPQSVRKALAKVKLGGGPTDPEIDTDWGEPDLTPAERVFAWNTLEVLAFKTGNPEAPVNAIPGQASAHCQIRFVVGSDDAHFIEHIRAHLDEHGYDDIDVSLAGVQFAATRLDPDDEWVRWGLASMQETSGKEPTLLPNLGGSLPNDVFSETLGLPTLWVPHSYPACSQHAPNEHILASVSRESLQLMAGLFWDLAEQGAAVLARRQALAGQA encoded by the coding sequence ATGAGCAGAGCACAAGCCATCGCCGGTGTGGAAGCCTACTTCGACGACGGCCGTTTCATGGAGACCTTGAAGCGCCGCGTGGCCATCCGCACCGAAAGCCAGGAGCCGGCCAGCCGTCCCATCCTCTACGATTACCTGCACCAGGAAATCACGCCCTACCTGCAGGCACTGGGTTTCACCTGCGAGGTGGTCGACAATCCGCTGCCCGAGGGCAGCCCCTTCCTGATCGCCGAACGCATCGAAGCCGAGGCCGCCTTCACCGTGCTCACCTATGGCCACGGCGACGTCGTGCGCGGCTATGACAAGCAATGGCGCGCCGGCCTGTCACCCTGGGAGATCGTGGTGGAAGGGGAGCGCTGGTACGGGCGCGGCATTGCCGACAACAAGGCCCAGCACACCATCAACTTCGCTGCGCTGGAAGAAGTGATGAAGGTGCGCGGCGGCCGCCTGGGCTACAACGTCAAGCTGATCCTGGAAATGGGCGAAGAAACCGGCTCGCCCGGCCTGAACGCGGTCTGCCAGCAATACGCCGAACGGCTCAAGGCCGATCTCTTCATCGCCTCCGACGGCCCGCGTGTGAATGCACCCACGCCGACCATGTTCCTCGGCTCGCGCGGCGGCTGCAATTTCGACCTGAAGTGCCATCTGCGCGATGGCGGCCATCACTCCGGCAACTGGGGCGGCTTGCTGCGCAATCCCGGTGTGCGCCTGGCCAATGCCATCGCCTGCCTGGTCGATGAGCGCGGCGCGATCCGGGTGCCGGCGCTGTTGCCCTCCGCGCTGCCGCAGAGCGTGCGCAAGGCCTTGGCCAAGGTCAAGCTGGGCGGCGGCCCGACCGATCCGGAGATCGATACGGATTGGGGCGAACCCGACCTCACCCCTGCCGAGCGCGTCTTCGCCTGGAATACGCTGGAAGTGCTGGCCTTCAAGACCGGCAATCCGGAAGCGCCCGTCAACGCCATCCCCGGGCAGGCCAGCGCGCATTGCCAGATCCGCTTCGTGGTGGGCAGCGATGACGCCCATTTCATCGAGCACATCCGCGCACATCTGGATGAACATGGCTACGACGATATCGACGTCAGCCTGGCCGGCGTGCAGTTCGCCGCCACCCGCCTCGATCCCGATGATGAATGGGTGCGCTGGGGCCTGGCCTCGATGCAGGAGACCAGCGGCAAGGAACCCACGCTCTTGCCCAACCTGGGCGGCTCGCTGCCCAATGATGTGTTCTCCGAGACGCTGGGCCTGCCCACGCTGTGGGTGCCGCATTCCTATCCGGCCTGCTCCCAGCACGCCCCCAATGAACACATCCTGGCCAGCGTCTCGCGCGAGTCGCTGCAACTGATGGCGGGCCTGTTCTGGGATCTGGCCGAGCAGGGCGCGGCCGTACTGGCGCGTCGCCAAGCGCTGGCGGGGCAGGCATGA
- a CDS encoding LysR family transcriptional regulator — protein sequence MKSQQLQDTALRYFLEVVRCGSISEASQRLNVASSAISRQISSLEQILDTVLFERRPRGMVLSAGGEMLAAHARKMALEADRVVADLQALKGLRSGRVRLSASEGFAIDFLPRLINAFQKKYPGFVFQLFVGAPALVSRQVREGNADIGLTFARLPEPEIKVVHRQPGPIALIMRKDHPLARFRQISVGQLKPYPMALPDPTTTLRQLFDIACSRQQVVIEPVMTSNYIQSLHNYVLDNDALSITGEVTVRYRIATGELTMRPIRDCPADGRFVEVQTLAGRTLPRSVEIFLDYLVAELSKDL from the coding sequence ATGAAATCGCAGCAACTGCAAGATACCGCCCTGCGCTACTTCCTCGAAGTGGTGCGTTGCGGCTCCATCAGTGAAGCATCCCAACGGCTCAACGTGGCCAGCTCGGCCATCAGCCGGCAGATCAGCAGCCTGGAGCAGATCCTGGACACGGTCCTGTTCGAACGGCGGCCGCGCGGCATGGTGCTCTCGGCCGGCGGCGAAATGCTGGCCGCGCATGCGCGCAAGATGGCGCTGGAAGCCGACCGCGTGGTGGCTGACCTGCAAGCCCTGAAAGGATTGCGCAGCGGGCGCGTCAGGCTGTCGGCGTCGGAAGGTTTCGCCATCGACTTCCTGCCCCGGCTGATCAATGCCTTCCAGAAGAAATACCCGGGCTTCGTGTTCCAACTCTTCGTGGGAGCGCCGGCGCTGGTATCGCGCCAGGTGCGCGAAGGCAATGCCGATATCGGGCTGACCTTTGCGCGGCTGCCTGAACCGGAGATCAAGGTGGTACATCGGCAACCGGGGCCGATTGCCCTGATCATGCGCAAGGATCATCCGCTGGCGCGCTTTCGCCAGATCTCGGTGGGGCAGCTCAAGCCCTATCCCATGGCCCTGCCCGATCCCACCACGACGCTGCGGCAGCTCTTCGACATTGCCTGCAGCCGCCAGCAGGTGGTGATCGAGCCGGTCATGACCAGCAACTACATCCAGTCGCTGCACAACTATGTACTCGACAACGACGCCCTCTCCATCACCGGCGAGGTCACGGTGCGCTACCGCATTGCCACCGGCGAGCTGACCATGCGCCCGATCCGCGACTGTCCCGCAGATGGTCGCTTCGTCGAAGTGCAGACGCTGGCCGGACGGACGTTGCCGCGCAGCGTGGAGATCTTTCTTGATTATCTGGTGGCGGAATTGAGCAAGGACCTGTAG
- a CDS encoding M20 aminoacylase family protein, which produces MSHAHPGHLCEVGDLHDIQDEITAIRRHLHQHPELSFEEVDTAALVAQRLEQWGYAVTRHIGGNGLVATLRVGSSARSIGLRADMDALPIQEETGLDWASVKPGAMHACGHDGHTAMLLGAARHLARTRRFDGTLNLIFQPAEEAGFDSGAQKMLADGLFERFPCEAVFGIHNHPGVEAGTFMFRSGPFMAACDTVKIRITGRGSHAARPHLSVDPVVVAASLVMALQTVVSRNIDPMDSAVVTVGSLHAGKASNVIPEFATMELSVRSFKPEVRELLEQRIRALVSTHAQSYGAQAEIDYLRGYPVLVNSDAETDFARSVAEELVGPEKVIAPFGPIAGSEDFAYFLRQRPGCFLRVGNGQGKPMLHNAGYDFNDANIPIGAAYWTRLVERWMPLQGE; this is translated from the coding sequence ATGAGTCACGCGCATCCAGGCCACCTGTGCGAGGTCGGCGACCTGCACGATATCCAGGACGAGATCACTGCCATCCGCCGCCACCTGCACCAGCATCCCGAGCTCTCCTTCGAGGAAGTCGATACCGCTGCGCTGGTGGCGCAACGCCTGGAGCAATGGGGCTATGCCGTCACACGCCACATCGGCGGCAATGGCCTGGTCGCGACGCTGCGTGTCGGCAGCAGTGCGCGCAGCATCGGCCTGCGCGCCGACATGGACGCCTTGCCGATCCAGGAAGAGACCGGCCTGGACTGGGCCAGCGTCAAGCCCGGCGCCATGCATGCCTGCGGCCATGATGGCCATACCGCCATGTTGCTGGGGGCGGCCCGCCATCTGGCCCGGACCCGCCGCTTCGATGGCACGCTGAACCTGATCTTCCAGCCGGCCGAAGAAGCCGGCTTCGACAGCGGTGCGCAAAAGATGCTGGCCGATGGCTTGTTCGAACGCTTTCCTTGCGAGGCCGTGTTCGGCATCCACAATCATCCGGGCGTGGAAGCCGGCACCTTCATGTTCAGGAGCGGCCCCTTCATGGCGGCCTGCGATACCGTCAAGATCCGCATCACCGGACGCGGCAGCCACGCCGCCCGCCCGCACCTGTCAGTGGACCCGGTGGTGGTCGCCGCCAGCCTGGTGATGGCCTTGCAGACGGTGGTCTCGCGCAATATCGATCCGATGGACAGCGCCGTGGTCACCGTGGGGAGCCTGCATGCCGGCAAGGCTTCCAATGTGATTCCCGAATTCGCGACGATGGAACTGAGCGTGCGTTCCTTCAAGCCCGAGGTGCGTGAACTGCTGGAGCAGCGCATCCGTGCGCTGGTCAGCACGCATGCCCAGAGCTATGGCGCACAGGCCGAGATCGATTACCTGCGTGGCTATCCGGTGCTGGTCAACAGCGATGCCGAGACCGACTTTGCCCGCAGCGTGGCCGAGGAACTGGTGGGGCCGGAGAAGGTGATCGCCCCCTTCGGCCCGATTGCCGGCAGCGAGGACTTTGCCTACTTCCTGCGGCAACGTCCGGGTTGCTTCCTGCGGGTCGGCAATGGCCAGGGCAAGCCCATGCTGCACAACGCCGGCTATGATTTCAATGACGCCAACATTCCCATTGGCGCGGCCTACTGGACGCGGCTGGTGGAACGCTGGATGCCGTTGCAGGGAGAGTGA
- a CDS encoding ABC transporter ATP-binding protein — protein MSVLLDVKNLKVDLPTENGMLHAVRGIDFQVRRGEMLCLVGESGCGKSMTSLALMGLLPRKAQCSADHILFDGVDLHGMPDKQLMQLRGKRMAMIFQEPMTSLNPSYTLGNQLCEAMLQQPGVSRAEARERALYLLHRTGISNAEDRLRQYPHQLSGGLRQRVMIAMSLMCNPDLIIADEPTTALDVTIQAQILRMIRELQQEFGAAVIFITHDLGVVSRIADRVAVMYAGQVVETTDVAQLFAQPRHPYTQGLLNCIPVRGKTLPGSHLQAIPGVVPSLVGQVSGCAFRNRCAKADSGCERDPQMVQQGSVTAPHQARCLKLDVAMDAMEVAA, from the coding sequence ATGAGCGTATTGCTGGACGTGAAGAACCTGAAGGTGGACCTGCCCACCGAAAACGGCATGCTGCACGCCGTGCGCGGCATCGATTTCCAGGTGCGCCGGGGCGAGATGCTGTGCCTGGTGGGGGAGTCGGGCTGCGGCAAGTCCATGACCTCGCTGGCCTTGATGGGGCTGCTGCCGCGCAAGGCGCAGTGCAGCGCCGACCACATCCTCTTCGATGGCGTCGATCTGCATGGCATGCCCGACAAGCAATTGATGCAACTGCGCGGCAAGCGCATGGCGATGATCTTCCAGGAGCCGATGACCTCGCTCAATCCCTCCTATACGCTGGGCAACCAGCTGTGCGAGGCGATGCTGCAGCAGCCCGGCGTGAGCCGCGCCGAAGCGCGCGAGCGGGCGCTGTACCTGTTGCATCGTACCGGCATCAGCAATGCCGAAGACCGCCTGCGCCAGTATCCGCACCAGCTTTCGGGCGGGCTGCGCCAGCGCGTGATGATCGCCATGTCGCTCATGTGCAATCCCGACCTGATCATCGCCGATGAACCGACCACCGCACTGGACGTGACCATCCAGGCGCAGATCCTGCGCATGATCCGTGAGCTCCAGCAGGAATTCGGCGCCGCCGTCATCTTCATCACCCACGACCTCGGTGTGGTCTCGCGTATCGCTGACCGGGTGGCGGTGATGTATGCGGGCCAGGTGGTGGAAACCACCGACGTCGCGCAACTCTTCGCTCAGCCGCGCCATCCTTATACGCAGGGGCTGCTCAACTGCATCCCGGTGCGCGGCAAGACGCTGCCGGGCAGTCACCTGCAAGCCATTCCCGGTGTGGTGCCCAGCCTGGTCGGCCAGGTCAGCGGCTGCGCCTTCCGCAATCGCTGCGCCAAGGCCGACAGCGGTTGCGAACGTGACCCGCAGATGGTGCAGCAGGGCAGCGTGACTGCCCCGCACCAGGCGCGTTGCCTGAAACTGGATGTCGCGATGGATGCGATGGAGGTGGCAGCATGA
- a CDS encoding ABC transporter substrate-binding protein — protein MNALHKSLLGWSRCAVLAAGAMTAVAAHAGKANDTLVYASDSEVENISQYHNNLREGVILAHLIWDTLIYRDPKTNEYKPQLATAWKWESPTALVLDLRQGVQFQNGDKFSADDVVFTFNYAVSPESKAVTRQNTDWIKSVDKLADYKVRINLKGPFPAALEYLAGPLPIYPAAYFKKVGLEGFSKAPIGTGPYKVTSVTPGQGVTLVKNPGYFKDSPQGQPTIGNIKFVVIPDPETRAAQLMTGAIDWIWRVPPDQADSLKTNPKLAVQSGETMRIGFITLDTTGTSAPNSPFKDVRVRQAVNHAINRKGYADNLMRGGSQPVYTACFRTQFGCDSNAAIKYDYNPAKAKELLAAAGYPNGFDTDIYAYREREIAEAIIGDLRKVGIRARLHYMKFAALQTEYRSGKTPMSFYSWGSFSMNDTSAFAGVYFKGGADDITKDPQLQQYLQTADTSIDPAVRKANYSKAQELISKQAYVAPMFSYSTYYAYNAQLNFQGYPDELPRFYEASWK, from the coding sequence ATGAACGCACTACACAAATCCCTCCTGGGCTGGTCACGATGTGCAGTGTTGGCGGCAGGGGCCATGACGGCGGTCGCGGCGCATGCCGGCAAGGCCAACGACACCCTGGTCTATGCCTCCGACAGCGAAGTCGAGAACATCAGCCAGTATCACAACAACCTGCGCGAAGGCGTGATCCTGGCGCACCTGATCTGGGACACGCTGATCTACCGCGACCCCAAGACCAACGAATACAAGCCGCAACTGGCCACCGCCTGGAAGTGGGAGTCGCCTACCGCATTGGTGCTGGATCTGCGCCAGGGCGTGCAATTCCAGAACGGCGACAAGTTCAGCGCCGATGATGTGGTGTTCACCTTCAACTATGCCGTCTCGCCGGAATCGAAGGCGGTCACGCGCCAGAACACCGACTGGATCAAGAGCGTGGACAAGCTGGCCGACTACAAGGTGCGCATCAACCTGAAAGGCCCGTTCCCCGCCGCCCTGGAATACCTGGCCGGCCCCTTGCCGATCTACCCGGCGGCCTATTTCAAGAAGGTGGGCCTGGAAGGTTTTTCCAAGGCGCCTATCGGCACCGGTCCCTACAAGGTCACCAGCGTGACCCCGGGGCAGGGCGTGACGCTGGTCAAGAATCCTGGCTACTTCAAGGATAGTCCGCAAGGCCAGCCCACCATCGGCAATATCAAGTTCGTCGTCATCCCCGACCCGGAAACCCGCGCCGCCCAGCTCATGACCGGCGCCATCGACTGGATCTGGCGCGTGCCGCCAGACCAGGCCGATTCGCTCAAGACCAATCCCAAGCTGGCCGTGCAGAGCGGCGAGACCATGCGGATCGGTTTCATTACCCTGGATACCACCGGCACGTCGGCGCCCAATTCGCCCTTCAAGGATGTGCGCGTACGACAGGCGGTCAACCATGCGATCAATCGCAAGGGCTATGCCGACAACCTCATGCGCGGCGGCAGCCAGCCGGTCTATACCGCCTGCTTCCGCACCCAGTTCGGCTGCGACAGCAATGCCGCCATCAAGTATGACTACAACCCGGCCAAGGCCAAGGAGTTGCTGGCCGCGGCCGGCTATCCCAACGGCTTCGACACCGACATCTACGCCTACCGAGAACGTGAGATCGCCGAAGCCATCATCGGCGACCTGCGCAAGGTCGGCATCCGCGCACGCCTGCACTACATGAAGTTTGCCGCGTTGCAGACCGAGTACCGCAGCGGCAAGACGCCGATGAGCTTCTATTCCTGGGGTTCGTTCTCGATGAACGATACCTCGGCCTTTGCCGGCGTCTACTTCAAGGGCGGCGCGGATGACATCACCAAGGATCCGCAGCTGCAGCAGTATCTGCAGACGGCTGATACCTCGATCGATCCGGCTGTGCGCAAGGCCAACTACAGCAAGGCGCAGGAGCTGATCTCCAAGCAGGCCTACGTGGCGCCGATGTTCTCCTATTCGACCTACTACGCCTATAACGCCCAGCTCAACTTCCAGGGTTATCCGGATGAGCTGCCGCGCTTCTACGAGGCCAGCTGGAAGTAA